In Erigeron canadensis isolate Cc75 chromosome 8, C_canadensis_v1, whole genome shotgun sequence, the DNA window ACAAAAAAGGTTGCAGCTTCAAAAAGAGAAACTAGAAATGAAGCTCAATGTCATCATAGATTCTCAAGTGAGTTGTTTTCTACCATCGATACATTATGGTTTAATAGTGTAAGgtatatgtttttgttatttaactaGATTTTGATGTGATCGGCTTTTTGATTAGATCAACCCGTTGGAGTCTTGGGGGGACATCGAAAGGAGACACATGGTGGATATATCCGTATTGAAAGACTATTTAAACGCAGTTGTTTGTATGGTACCGCTTATTGAAGGAGCCAAGGTAATACATCATTCTGACTTGAACTCAAGCCTATACTGCATACATACATGTTTTTGTAAAGTGAACTGATCAAATTAACCGGTAAGTTAATTAATTGCATATATCTTGACGAAAATAACATGCTGAATGTGTTAATATTGTGTGTAAAATTTCCTTGTAGGTGGATCTTGAATCAGCTACAGTTGCTTTTCAACACACATCACATTTGGTTGCCACAACCAAGTCCATGTTATCCACCTTTTCTCCCATGGTGATCTATTTAATTCCAGGATCCACGTTATATCCCATATGTTAATTTAGTGGTGTTGTATGCGCTTTGTGCCAATATTGTACGTCGGACTGTTAATTATTCATTACTTGtgtaaaatatttgaaataggcTCATGACATGCTCTCAGAGCTAGCAGATGTTGCAACTCAAGAGAAATTGTTGCTAGAAGAATGTCTTGAGCATCTAAGAGTCATTTCAATGTTAGAGGTAACATATTGTGTATGATGAATCAATTTCTTGGTCACTTTAATTATGCTGCCTATAACTTGATCATTATATCTTAATTATCTGTTGATTatacttaatttttattattgtctATAATGTGATTAAACAGATACAAGAGAGAACTTTAAGGTGTAGCATTATCACGATGGATTCGTTTTATGATCAGCAGCAACAACTAAACTCGCAGGCCTAGCTAGCTAAGTGATTTAACAATTGGAAAACTAATTAGCCGTTGGTTTATGTACATGATAACTTAATTAGATTCAATTTTTAGAGTTTGAGTATCATggttttgtataaaaataaattatcctgAATGTATTCTCAAATAAAAGTGTTACATTAATTCAATTTGATCCTGTATATTTTCATAAGAAAATAAACAATTTGTAGGCATTAGTTGTGCTGCCCATGTTTGTTTACTGATCAACAACCATAAGGCAAAAAATCAAGAACATGCATGCTTGCTTTAAAGACATGCTTCAGTTGATAGAATATAAAAGGGAAATCATCAGCTAATTAGTACTAGattatacaaaaattatatgttCAGTGGAAAGTACATGCGAACTATATCCGttgactttttaaaaataatttagtcAAAGTTAATGGATCACCAATACACGCCAACAATTGTTATTCTTTAGTTGAAGCTTAAAAGTTCAAATCTCTGTAAAGATAACAAAGCTAAAACTGAAATATCATATctctttaaaaaatttcttttggAGAAAAACATGAATGATTTAttttccaattccttcaaacaATATCTAGACCTAAAGAAACAAGCATACATTGATGACATTgagggtggtggtggtagtgtcgGAAAAGAAACAATCAATCTCGACAAGTTCTTTCAAGATGTCGAGAATGTCAAGGATGACATGATGGTCGTTGAGAAGATCTACAAGAAGCTACAAAAGTCGAATGAGGAAGGAAAGATGGTCCAAAATGCCAACAAGATGAAGTTGCTTAGATCTAAGATGGATTCGGATTTTACACAATTGTTAAAGATCGTGAAGGTGATCAAGGGAAAGCTAGAGACCCTTGACAAGTCTAATATTGAGCATAGGAAGATCCCCGGTTGTGGGCCTGGCTCATCGGCTGATAGGACCCGCACGTCAGTTGTTAGTGGCTTGGGTAAGAGGCTCAAGATCATGATGGACGACTTTCAAGACTTGCGAGCCAAGATCAATGATGAATATAAGGAGACTATAGGGAGAAGATACTTTACCATAACAGGTGAGCAAGCCAACGATGAGCTGATAGATAACTTAATATCTAGTGGAAAAGGAGaagaaattcttcaaaaagCAATCCAAGATCAAGGTCGAGGACAAATCATGGACACGATATCTGAAATTCAAGAAAGGCATGATGCTATTATCGAAATTGAGAAGAGTCTAATTGAATTACACGAAATCTTCTTGGACATGGCCGCGCTTGTACATGCTCAAGGACAACAACTGAATGATATTGAAAGCCACGTAGCACATGCGAGTTCTTTTGTTCGACTTGGGACCGAGCAAATTGTAGAAGCCAAAGAATTGCAAAAGAGCTCGAGAAAATGTACTTGCATCGCCATCACCATCATTGTTTTTGTTGCAATTATTCTGTTGATCCTATTTCTTTTGTTGCCCAAAATGTTACCTTTGGATTAATTATTAAAGAAGTTCCAAATTTGAATCCGGCCTTGCTTAATTTGCTtattacttttcattttcatctcttCTAAAGTAATTGGATTCAACTTTTACTTCAAGAAACTTTATAATTGTAATCCATCAATTCTTAAAttcatttatatcaaaaacaacACTATATTCTCTTTTATATTTTGTCAAGCTGTTACCATATTTCTATCTTCTTATTAAActtaaattgtttaaaaagtacttATGTGagacatcccttatccaaaaatatgatacattttatttttaggttGGAAGTTCTCTCAATTTAGAAATAACTTGAAGGGTAAAGTTAGAAAGTTATTgactatctatattatattataaagcaaatagggtttcaacattcaatttcaacaatgtacatatgataatgcatgatgtaccatacatccatgcctacaactttctatctcatccataaatcattctattcctctaattcttttaaaatcttttatctcaaaaactgtacatcgatcaattataaaaattatatgggtgttcttaaaatttcatgctctttcattaaagatgtcactccgatatactttcaaataatttttaaatccgagggcggagtcCGTACAGCTAAGACATTTAGCTATGACACTCTATCACATATAagctcctatgacctatcacactctatgacctaatGACCCTTACCATCTCACTgatgcaacgcgcgggtacttgctctcgttaaattaaaatgaatggttcaaaaatggttaaaatttaattatcatttttgaatcttaacaattgattttaaatcaatgCTTGGAGATCATAAAACTTTACACCTCGGGTTATTCCTAACTTGAAAGGATCTCAACCCTTATTTTTTATCCCCTCAATATTAAAAATGTGACAAGTTAATTATGATTTAGTACACCATTACTTTTGACAAGTAACCAGTTTCAATAATCTATTCATTAAAAACCATCAAATTATGtgaacaaaataacaaaaactacaAAAGGAAACCAAGTGTCAACGATGTTAGATGGACGCTATAGTAATATGAAAGTTAACCACGAGTAACATTTTCATGAGAAGTCATAGGTTTGAACATTGTTAGAAAATACGGAGCATCTTATAAGTAAAGCTAGAAAAAGAAGTCCAGATAAAACAGAACATTTTTATTGaaagagaagaaagaaagaaagtaaaggGGTGGTAATTGCAATTAACAAACGACGTCGTTGGAGGCACCTACTAGACTACTACTACATCTTTATTAGTGGAgtatttgttatttgtatttgcAACAAAAACATCTTTTCTATTTGCACCCAAAATCCATAGATCGATCCCTTCCCTAAAGCTACATGGCTACAAGTTTAGCGGCTCGTCAAGCTGCAGGCCTTCTCCGTCTATCTTCTGCTTCTTCTAGATCGGCCCCTTCCCTTATCCAGCGCCGTGGCCTCGCTGGCGCCGCCGgtactattttcatttttattttatttccatcattaattataaatatatctgTGTGTGTTTGATTGTGAAATGAGATTTTTATATgctataatataaaaaaatgttgtagaTCATCATGGACCTGCAAAAGTTGATTTCTGG includes these proteins:
- the LOC122609767 gene encoding syntaxin-124-like; its protein translation is MNDLFSNSFKQYLDLKKQAYIDDIEGGGGSVGKETINLDKFFQDVENVKDDMMVVEKIYKKLQKSNEEGKMVQNANKMKLLRSKMDSDFTQLLKIVKVIKGKLETLDKSNIEHRKIPGCGPGSSADRTRTSVVSGLGKRLKIMMDDFQDLRAKINDEYKETIGRRYFTITGEQANDELIDNLISSGKGEEILQKAIQDQGRGQIMDTISEIQERHDAIIEIEKSLIELHEIFLDMAALVHAQGQQLNDIESHVAHASSFVRLGTEQIVEAKELQKSSRKCTCIAITIIVFVAIILLILFLLLPKMLPLD
- the LOC122579312 gene encoding uncharacterized protein LOC122579312 — translated: MATSLAARQAAGLLRLSSASSRSAPSLIQRRGLAGAADHHGPAKVDFWKDPMSPSRWKEEHFVIISLTGWGLAIFGGYKAFSGGKKEEKLAEASN